In the genome of Pseudomonas protegens, one region contains:
- the gspJ gene encoding type II secretion system minor pseudopilin GspJ, with product MNQRGFTLLEVVVAIAIFSLLGLATYQLLDRVMRSDQRIQTQELQLRHLQRALSLLERDLVQVRRHALKDDHSHSQALISQHQGLRLLRGGWRNPLDYPRSDLLQVSHRFSDGQWLRETQGLEQGSVSQVQPLLSGVELMHLRFIDALGQPHDSWPIGSEALSLPAAVDIELSAPGFPHIRRLILLPGGAEVDEDAPGE from the coding sequence ATGAACCAGCGCGGCTTCACCTTGCTGGAAGTGGTGGTGGCCATCGCCATCTTCAGCCTCCTGGGCCTGGCAACCTATCAGTTGCTGGACCGGGTGATGCGCAGCGACCAGCGCATCCAGACCCAGGAACTGCAATTGCGTCACCTGCAACGGGCCCTGAGTCTGCTGGAACGCGACCTGGTGCAGGTGCGGCGTCACGCCCTCAAGGACGACCACAGCCATAGCCAGGCGCTGATCAGCCAGCACCAGGGGCTGCGCCTGCTGCGCGGCGGCTGGCGCAACCCCCTGGACTATCCGCGCAGCGATCTGTTGCAGGTCAGCCACCGCTTCAGCGATGGCCAGTGGCTGCGCGAAACCCAGGGCCTGGAACAAGGTAGCGTCAGCCAGGTACAGCCCTTGCTCAGTGGCGTCGAGCTGATGCATTTGCGCTTCATCGACGCCCTGGGCCAGCCCCATGACAGCTGGCCCATCGGCAGCGAGGCCTTGAGCCTGCCGGCGGCCGTGGACATCGAGCTGAGCGCGCCCGGCTTCCCGCATATCCGCCGGCTGATTCTGCTGCCCGGCGGCGCCGAAGTGGACGAGGACGCACCCGGTGAGTAG
- the gspG gene encoding type II secretion system major pseudopilin GspG, with protein MVVVVILGVLAALVVPQIMSRPDQAKAAAAQSDIKAIAMALDIYKLDNHQYPSSQQGLEALVSKPSGNPPARNWNPDGYLKRLPIDPWGNAYQYRVPGARGTGYDLFSFGADGKLGGEGLNAEIGNWDR; from the coding sequence ATGGTGGTGGTGGTCATCCTCGGGGTCCTCGCGGCCCTGGTGGTGCCGCAGATCATGAGCCGTCCCGATCAGGCCAAGGCCGCCGCCGCCCAGAGCGATATCAAGGCCATCGCCATGGCCCTGGACATCTACAAGCTCGACAACCACCAGTACCCCAGCAGCCAGCAAGGGCTCGAAGCCCTGGTCAGCAAGCCCAGCGGCAACCCGCCGGCACGCAACTGGAACCCCGACGGTTACCTCAAGCGCCTGCCCATCGATCCCTGGGGCAATGCCTATCAATACCGCGTGCCGGGCGCCCGCGGCACGGGCTATGACCTGTTCTCCTTTGGCGCCGACGGCAAGCTCGGTGGTGAAGGCCTGAACGCCGAGATCGGCAACTGGGACCGCTGA
- the gspF gene encoding type II secretion system inner membrane protein GspF — translation MAAYEYLAMCAAGKKSTGVVEADSPRHARQLLRERQLVVLKLSAAQNKRVRGTGLLQVSGGGLSSAELALLTRQLSTLVQAALPLEEVLAAVAAQCEKQRIKSMLLAIRSRVLEGYSLAVALAAYPKAFPDLYRATVAAGERSGHLGQVLLNLADYTEARQAARQQIQLAMLYPSILMLAAVSIVGFLLGFVVPDVVKVFIDSGQELPLLTRGLIASSAFLQDYGLLLLLLVAALVLTARAAIRNPATRERWHALVLQLPLLGRLIRASNCTRFVSTLAILGRSGVPLLDALSIASEVVANQKIRTGLKDIVRGVREGISLTRALELNGSFPPMMLYMIASGERSGELDSMLERAAKQQEEQLANRIALLVGLFEPAMLVFMGASVLIIVLAILMPILSLNQLIT, via the coding sequence ATGGCCGCCTATGAATACCTGGCCATGTGCGCCGCCGGCAAAAAATCCACCGGGGTGGTGGAAGCCGACAGCCCGCGTCATGCCCGGCAACTGTTGCGCGAGCGCCAGCTGGTGGTCCTCAAGCTCAGCGCCGCGCAGAACAAACGTGTACGCGGCACAGGCCTGTTGCAGGTGTCCGGCGGCGGCTTGAGCAGCGCCGAACTGGCCCTGCTCACCCGCCAGCTGTCGACCCTGGTCCAGGCCGCCCTGCCCCTGGAAGAAGTGCTGGCCGCGGTCGCCGCGCAGTGCGAGAAACAGCGGATCAAGAGCATGCTCCTGGCCATCCGCTCCCGGGTCCTGGAGGGCTACAGCCTGGCGGTGGCCCTGGCCGCCTACCCCAAAGCCTTCCCCGATCTGTACCGGGCCACGGTGGCCGCCGGCGAACGTTCCGGACACCTGGGCCAGGTGCTGCTGAACCTGGCGGACTACACCGAAGCCCGGCAAGCGGCCCGCCAGCAGATCCAGCTGGCCATGCTCTACCCAAGCATCCTGATGCTGGCGGCCGTCAGCATCGTCGGCTTCCTGCTGGGCTTCGTGGTGCCGGATGTGGTCAAGGTGTTCATCGACAGTGGCCAGGAACTGCCGCTGCTGACCCGGGGCCTGATCGCCAGCAGCGCCTTCCTGCAGGACTATGGCCTGCTCCTGCTGTTGCTGGTGGCAGCCCTGGTCCTGACCGCCCGCGCCGCCATCCGCAACCCCGCCACCCGCGAGCGCTGGCATGCCCTGGTGCTGCAACTGCCGCTGCTGGGCCGGCTGATCCGGGCCAGCAACTGCACGCGTTTTGTCAGCACCCTGGCGATTCTCGGGCGCAGTGGCGTGCCGCTGCTGGACGCCCTGTCCATCGCCAGCGAGGTGGTGGCCAATCAGAAGATTCGTACTGGTCTGAAAGACATCGTCCGGGGGGTACGCGAAGGTATCAGCCTGACCCGGGCCCTGGAACTCAACGGCAGTTTCCCACCGATGATGCTCTACATGATCGCCAGCGGTGAACGCTCCGGCGAGCTGGACAGCATGCTCGAACGCGCCGCCAAGCAGCAGGAAGAACAACTGGCCAACCGCATCGCCTTGCTGGTGGGCCTGTTCGAGCCGGCCATGCTGGTGTTCATGGGCGCCTCGGTGCTGATCATCGTGCTGGCGATCCTGATGCCGATCCTCAGCCTGAACCAATTGATTACCTGA
- the gspL gene encoding type II secretion system protein GspL — protein MSHWLYLSPHTPGDRPWHCHWWSTDSAPREGDLEQAAEHLRGQAFALLLPMEMASFHQVSVPARSGRWLRQALHSALEEQLIEDVEHLHLAHGPLRERRHCAVLVINRERLQRCLKRLAEHGLQPSRMHIDADCLPQDRPRTLAWDGRWLLGGSAAMRLSLDPRELGELGQLLPDGLLWQGAEAPGIDDLEPENWQAEEQPWQVLSQGSVQAIDLCQGPFQRRTRKATPWRLALLVLAIAGGAQLLQNVGHRLYLEQRSDQLHAASQSLWQERFADEPVTSDLAHQVRLKQRQQVQETPGVALRLSQLAEQWAASGGALSQIQRLDYQAEEGWSLQVSAPAFADLQLLREGLINQGLNVSTDSSVRDAQGVSARFQIKE, from the coding sequence ATGAGCCATTGGCTTTACCTTTCACCCCATACCCCGGGCGACCGCCCCTGGCATTGCCACTGGTGGTCAACCGACAGCGCCCCCCGGGAAGGCGATCTGGAGCAGGCCGCCGAACACCTGCGCGGACAGGCCTTCGCCCTGCTGCTGCCCATGGAAATGGCCAGCTTTCACCAGGTCAGCGTCCCGGCGCGCAGCGGTCGCTGGCTGCGCCAGGCCCTGCACAGTGCCCTGGAAGAACAACTGATCGAGGACGTCGAGCATCTGCACCTGGCCCACGGCCCGTTGCGCGAGCGACGTCACTGCGCAGTGCTGGTCATCAACCGCGAGCGCCTGCAGCGTTGCCTCAAGCGTCTGGCCGAACATGGGCTGCAACCGTCACGCATGCACATCGACGCCGACTGCCTGCCCCAGGACCGGCCAAGGACCCTGGCCTGGGACGGCCGCTGGCTGCTGGGCGGCAGCGCCGCGATGCGCCTGAGTCTCGACCCGCGGGAGCTTGGCGAACTCGGCCAGCTGTTGCCGGACGGGCTGCTGTGGCAAGGCGCCGAGGCCCCAGGCATCGACGACCTGGAGCCGGAGAACTGGCAAGCCGAGGAGCAGCCCTGGCAAGTGCTCAGCCAGGGCAGCGTGCAGGCGATTGACCTGTGCCAGGGCCCGTTCCAGCGCCGCACCCGCAAAGCGACGCCCTGGCGCCTGGCGCTGCTGGTGCTGGCGATCGCCGGCGGCGCGCAACTGCTGCAGAACGTCGGGCACCGGCTGTATCTGGAGCAGCGCAGTGACCAGTTGCACGCGGCCAGCCAGAGTCTGTGGCAAGAGCGCTTTGCCGATGAACCGGTGACCAGCGACCTGGCGCATCAGGTGCGGCTCAAGCAACGCCAACAGGTGCAGGAAACACCCGGCGTGGCCCTGCGCCTGTCGCAACTGGCGGAGCAATGGGCCGCCAGCGGCGGTGCCCTGTCACAGATCCAGCGCCTGGATTACCAGGCCGAGGAAGGCTGGAGCCTGCAGGTCAGCGCCCCGGCCTTTGCCGATCTGCAACTGCTGCGCGAGGGCCTGATCAACCAGGGCCTGAATGTCAGCACCGATTCATCCGTGCGTGACGCACAAGGCGTCTCCGCGCGTTTTCAAATCAAGGAGTAA
- the gspE gene encoding type II secretion system ATPase GspE has product MIATAEDARLAFAYARRHGVVLDHQPDGAVLYCRASTPLSVVAEVRRCNGSLLRSEVLDDEAFAQRLAAHYRDGQNGAKQVADGLGEQFDEEFDLNSLAEQLPKTTDLLEQEDDAPIIRLINAILSEAVKSKASDVHLEAFEEHLSVRLRVDGLLREVLRPRRELATLLVSRIKVMAKLDIAEKRIPQDGRIALRIAGHEVDVRVSTLPSSHGERVVMRLLDKQAGRLDLSHLGINDNVRQRLEIALHKPHGILLVTGPTGSGKTTTLYAGLASLNSLERNILTIEDPVEYHLTGIGQTQVNAKVDMTFARGLRAILRQDPDVVMVGEIRDRETAEIAVQASLTGHLVLSTLHTNSAIGAVTRLVDMGIEPFLLCTSLLGVLSQRLVRLLCPECKEPHSADAAACERLGLSADAAPRLYRPKGCSACQHSGYRGRRGIYELVLFDDTLRQLIHTGAGEYELLEHARKHSASLFDDGQAMVLQGQTSLEELLRVTQRD; this is encoded by the coding sequence CCGTTGTCGGTGGTGGCCGAGGTCCGGCGCTGCAACGGCTCGTTGCTGCGCAGCGAGGTGCTGGACGACGAAGCCTTCGCCCAGCGCCTGGCCGCTCACTACCGCGACGGCCAGAACGGCGCCAAGCAGGTGGCCGACGGCCTGGGCGAGCAGTTCGACGAAGAGTTCGATCTCAACAGCCTGGCCGAGCAACTGCCCAAGACCACCGACCTGCTGGAGCAGGAAGATGACGCGCCGATCATCCGCCTGATCAACGCGATCCTCAGTGAGGCGGTCAAGAGCAAGGCCTCCGACGTGCACCTGGAAGCCTTCGAGGAACACCTGTCGGTGCGCCTGCGGGTCGACGGTCTGCTGCGTGAAGTGCTGCGCCCGCGCCGCGAGCTGGCGACCCTGCTGGTGTCGCGAATCAAGGTCATGGCCAAGCTGGACATCGCCGAGAAGCGCATTCCCCAGGACGGCCGGATCGCCTTGCGCATCGCCGGCCACGAGGTGGATGTGCGGGTTTCTACCCTGCCCTCCAGTCATGGCGAACGGGTGGTGATGCGCCTCCTGGACAAGCAGGCCGGGCGCCTCGACCTGAGCCACCTGGGGATCAACGACAACGTGCGCCAGCGCCTGGAAATCGCCCTGCACAAACCCCACGGCATTCTCCTGGTCACCGGCCCCACCGGTTCCGGCAAGACCACCACGCTGTATGCCGGGCTGGCCAGCCTCAACAGCCTGGAGCGCAACATCCTGACCATCGAGGACCCGGTGGAGTATCACCTCACCGGGATCGGCCAGACCCAGGTCAACGCCAAGGTCGACATGACTTTCGCCCGGGGCTTGCGGGCCATCCTGCGCCAGGACCCGGACGTGGTGATGGTGGGCGAAATCCGTGACCGCGAAACCGCGGAAATTGCCGTGCAGGCGTCCCTCACCGGGCACCTGGTGCTCTCGACCCTGCACACCAACAGCGCCATCGGCGCGGTGACCCGTTTGGTGGACATGGGTATCGAGCCCTTCCTGCTCTGCACTTCGCTGCTGGGGGTGTTGTCCCAGCGCCTGGTGCGCCTGCTGTGCCCGGAGTGCAAGGAGCCCCACAGCGCCGATGCCGCCGCCTGCGAACGCCTGGGCCTGAGCGCCGACGCCGCGCCGCGGCTGTACCGGCCCAAGGGCTGCAGCGCCTGCCAGCACTCGGGGTATCGCGGGCGCCGGGGCATCTATGAACTGGTGCTGTTCGACGACACCCTGCGCCAGCTGATCCACACCGGCGCCGGCGAGTACGAACTGCTGGAGCATGCGCGCAAGCACAGCGCCAGCCTGTTCGATGACGGTCAGGCCATGGTGTTGCAAGGGCAGACCAGCCTTGAAGAACTGCTACGCGTGACCCAGAGGGACTGA
- a CDS encoding Bax inhibitor-1/YccA family protein produces MREQDYAVNNGVQAEQLEVSRVLRNTYGLLALTLAFSGVMAYVAQQMRVGYPNIFVVLIGFYGLFFLTNKLRDSAWGLVSAFALTGFMGFLLGPILNRYLGMQGGAEVVSSAFAMTALVFGGLSAYVLITRKDMSFLGGFITAGFFVLMGAVLASLFFQISGLQLAISAGFVLFSSVCILFQTSAIIHGGERNYIMATISLYVSIYNLFVSLLQLFGIMGRDD; encoded by the coding sequence ATGCGCGAACAGGATTACGCAGTTAACAACGGCGTGCAGGCCGAGCAGCTAGAGGTTAGCCGCGTCCTGCGCAACACTTACGGCCTGCTGGCCCTGACCCTCGCGTTCAGCGGTGTCATGGCCTATGTGGCGCAGCAGATGCGTGTCGGCTACCCGAATATTTTCGTGGTGCTGATCGGCTTCTACGGTCTGTTCTTCCTCACCAACAAACTCCGTGACTCGGCCTGGGGCCTGGTGTCGGCTTTCGCCCTGACTGGTTTCATGGGCTTTTTGCTCGGCCCGATCCTCAACCGTTACCTGGGCATGCAGGGCGGCGCTGAAGTGGTCAGCTCGGCCTTCGCCATGACGGCCCTGGTGTTTGGCGGTCTGTCGGCCTACGTGCTGATCACCCGCAAGGACATGAGCTTCCTCGGTGGTTTCATCACCGCCGGTTTCTTTGTCCTGATGGGCGCCGTGCTGGCCAGCCTGTTCTTCCAGATCAGCGGTCTGCAGTTGGCGATCAGCGCCGGTTTCGTGCTGTTCTCCTCGGTGTGCATCCTGTTCCAGACCAGCGCCATCATCCACGGCGGCGAACGCAACTACATCATGGCCACCATCAGCCTGTATGTATCGATCTACAACCTGTTCGTCAGCCTGCTGCAGCTGTTCGGCATCATGGGTCGCGACGACTGA
- the gspK gene encoding type II secretion system minor pseudopilin GspK, with amino-acid sequence MSRPRAQRGVALLSVLLITALVTLIVSNMLARQRLSLASSSHLVQHQQLWQLALSGESWARGQLLEDARSEGGLLVTHLGQHWARPAPAFPIEGGRIAIQIVDLGARLNLNSTLVQDDVIPRARYQRLLALAEIKPHDPAALLRPRDRLGRPLPLSDISELRPLPEVGADTLQRLAPLVATYEQGHINLNTASALVLASIEGIDLPTARTLAQTRPAKGYPTVAAFLANPMLQGRDITARGLSVNSRQFRATIDVELHGRRLRLVSDLRVMSADQVRVQQRTLLPAPLNDHSLTE; translated from the coding sequence GTGAGTAGGCCCCGCGCCCAACGCGGCGTCGCCTTGCTCAGCGTGTTGCTGATCACCGCACTGGTGACCCTGATCGTCAGCAATATGCTCGCCCGCCAGCGGCTCAGCCTGGCCAGCAGCAGCCATCTGGTGCAGCACCAGCAGCTCTGGCAACTGGCCCTGAGCGGCGAGAGCTGGGCCCGCGGCCAGTTGCTGGAAGACGCCCGCAGCGAAGGCGGCCTGCTGGTGACCCATCTGGGCCAGCACTGGGCCAGGCCGGCACCGGCGTTCCCGATCGAAGGTGGCAGGATTGCGATCCAGATCGTCGATCTGGGCGCCCGGCTCAACCTCAACAGCACACTGGTGCAGGACGATGTCATCCCCCGCGCCCGCTACCAGCGGCTGCTGGCCCTGGCCGAGATCAAGCCCCACGACCCAGCGGCGCTGCTGCGCCCCCGGGATCGCCTGGGCCGCCCTTTGCCCCTGAGCGATATCAGTGAGCTGCGGCCCCTGCCAGAGGTGGGCGCCGACACCCTGCAACGCCTGGCGCCGCTGGTGGCGACCTACGAGCAGGGACACATCAACCTCAACACCGCCAGCGCCCTGGTACTGGCCAGCATCGAAGGCATCGATCTGCCGACCGCCCGGACCCTGGCCCAGACACGCCCGGCCAAGGGCTACCCGACGGTCGCCGCGTTTCTCGCCAATCCCATGCTGCAGGGCCGGGACATTACCGCGCGCGGGCTGAGCGTCAACAGCCGCCAGTTCCGCGCCACCATCGACGTTGAACTGCATGGCCGACGCTTGCGCCTGGTCAGCGACCTGCGGGTCATGAGTGCCGACCAGGTCCGCGTGCAACAGCGCACCTTGCTGCCCGCGCCGCTCAACGACCATTCGCTTACCGAGTAA
- the gspI gene encoding type II secretion system minor pseudopilin GspI has protein sequence MKPRTERGFTLLEVMVALAIFATLSIALFSAIQHVAINSGNLAERTQATWIADNYLNELRCGMQPRTSGRQQRQVEFGGRNWWLFSEIEAAPDSRLLKVNLRVSAEQDPQRARQYSRAQLLGYIEATP, from the coding sequence TTGAAACCGCGAACTGAACGGGGCTTCACCCTGCTGGAAGTGATGGTGGCGCTGGCGATTTTCGCCACGCTGTCGATTGCGCTGTTCAGTGCGATCCAGCATGTGGCCATCAACAGCGGCAACCTGGCCGAACGCACCCAGGCCACTTGGATCGCCGACAACTACCTCAATGAACTGCGCTGCGGCATGCAGCCGCGCACCAGCGGCCGCCAGCAACGGCAGGTGGAGTTTGGCGGGCGTAACTGGTGGCTGTTCAGCGAGATCGAAGCGGCCCCGGACTCGCGGCTGCTCAAGGTCAACCTGCGAGTCTCGGCCGAGCAGGACCCGCAACGGGCCCGGCAGTACAGCCGCGCGCAGCTGCTGGGCTACATCGAGGCCACCCCATGA
- a CDS encoding type II secretion system protein M: protein MNPSSATTPAKTALVTPLRQRWQRLATREQRALQALTVFAGLTGLYLLWQPQQQALAQAEQRYTEETQLLHDLQQLPASTSSLRGPAISGDALPGMLARSSSQAGLNLERMDQEDEGRVNLSLEGPLNGLITWIDQLEQQHVSVLSFSIEVNKDAMANARLQLHSP from the coding sequence GTGAATCCATCCAGCGCCACGACTCCGGCCAAGACCGCCCTGGTGACCCCACTCCGGCAACGCTGGCAGCGTCTGGCAACACGCGAACAACGGGCGTTACAAGCCCTGACCGTCTTTGCTGGCCTGACCGGCCTCTACCTGCTCTGGCAACCGCAACAACAGGCTCTGGCCCAGGCCGAGCAACGCTATACCGAGGAAACGCAATTGCTTCACGATCTACAACAACTGCCCGCCAGCACCTCTTCCCTTCGCGGCCCGGCCATTTCCGGCGATGCCCTGCCCGGCATGCTGGCACGCTCCAGCAGCCAGGCCGGACTCAACCTCGAACGCATGGATCAGGAGGATGAAGGGCGGGTCAACCTCAGCCTGGAAGGTCCGCTCAACGGCCTGATCACCTGGATCGACCAGCTGGAGCAGCAGCACGTCTCGGTCCTGTCCTTCTCCATCGAAGTCAACAAGGACGCCATGGCCAACGCACGCTTGCAGCTGCACAGCCCTTGA
- the gspH gene encoding type II secretion system minor pseudopilin GspH, producing the protein MQRSHSKGFTLVEVLVVVLIIALSAGMIGLINPDSASRQARREGDRLLALLQLLRQQAVLSNSDYGLRIEPDAYSVLRLDEQGQWLADHDWRAQRLPDNLRLRLEVPEAGPTLGQAGRRSTTPQLLVLSSDETSAFTLWIEHRNTPLLSLSSDGLQEPRLETAN; encoded by the coding sequence GTGCAACGCTCCCACTCCAAGGGCTTCACCCTGGTCGAAGTGCTGGTGGTGGTACTGATCATCGCCCTGTCCGCGGGCATGATCGGCCTGATCAACCCCGACTCCGCCAGCCGGCAGGCGCGCCGCGAGGGCGATCGCCTGCTGGCGCTGCTGCAACTGCTGCGCCAGCAGGCGGTGTTGAGCAACAGCGACTACGGCCTGCGCATCGAACCCGACGCCTACTCCGTGCTGCGCCTGGATGAACAGGGGCAATGGCTGGCCGACCACGACTGGCGGGCCCAGCGCCTGCCCGACAACCTGCGCCTGCGCCTTGAGGTGCCCGAAGCCGGCCCGACCCTGGGCCAGGCCGGCCGTCGCAGCACCACGCCGCAGCTGCTGGTGCTGTCCAGTGACGAAACCAGCGCCTTCACCCTGTGGATCGAGCACCGCAACACTCCGTTGCTGAGCCTGTCCAGCGACGGCCTACAGGAGCCCCGACTTGAAACCGCGAACTGA